From Solanum lycopersicum chromosome 8, SLM_r2.1, the proteins below share one genomic window:
- the LOC101246166 gene encoding beta-amylase 3, chloroplastic: protein MAIASPSAPSFSASICCTRTDLTSARSLRFPPIQTRLQSRQFTFSCRSSGPSSNESEADLQYELQHGVSTDHRRCGSLVFVTLPLDTLNFPEGTMKRKKAMVQSFRALAAAGVEGVVMEVWWGLVESELPRVYNWEGYLEIVELAKRCGLKVRVEMAFHQYGTGPDDPFWIPLPQWVRDEIDKNPDLAYSDRFGRQNMEYISLGCDVLPVLHGRSPIQAYTEFMRSFRDTFIPFFDGVITGIQVGMGPSGELRYPSCSLQNWTLRSRELGEFQCHDKYMLASLNACAGEIGMHEWANGGPIGAGSLSRSHEGSEFFKSDGSWNSPYGEFFLAWYSGMLLLHGERICREAESIFRGLEVNLSGKVAGIHWHYGTESHPSELTAGYYNTSIRDGLLPIARLFGRYGFSMCCTCFEMRDAEAQQVNPDSSPESFVKQLSLAARLCDIPLQGENCASSLDDGSFQHVLRMSRFYSNGPATPTFSFNFVRMDKTLFEYRNWVSFTRFVRQMSDAKFFRPNLGFGDGDMPFLSLSASSTGGVVLA from the exons ATGGCAATCGCTTCGCCATCGGCTCCGTCTTTCTCGGCATCTATCTGCTGTACTCGTACTGACTTAACTTCAGCTCGTTCACTTCGATTCCCGCCGATCCAAACTCGGCTTCAATCTCGGCAATTCACGTTCTCTTGTCGGTCCTCTGGGCCTTCATCAAATGAATCCGAAGCCGATCTCCAGTACGAGCTTCAGCATGGAGTTTCTACTGACCATCGACGGTGCGGTTCGCTGGTGTTCGTCACGCTTCCGCTTGATACTCTTAATTTCCCCGAAGGAACTATGAAGAGGAAGAAGGCGATGGTGCAGTCGTTTCGTGCTTTGGCGGCCGCTGGTGTTGAAGGAGTTGTGATGGAGGTATGGTGGGGACTGGTGGAGAGTGAATTGCCTAGGGTTTATAATTGGGAAGGGTATTTGGAGATTGTGGAGTTGGCTAAACGTTGTGGATTGAAAGTTCGAGTTGAAATGGCATTTCATCAATACGGTACAGGGCCTGATGATCCTTTCTG GATTCCTCTTCCTCAGTGGGTTCGTGATGAAATCGATAAAAATCCAGATTTAGCATATTCAGACAGGTTTGGAAGACAGAATATGGAATATATATCCCTAGGATGTGATGTTCTTCCCGTTCTACATGGACGATCTCCGATCCAAGCATATACTGAATTTATGAGGAGCTTCCGTGACACCTTCATACCATTTTTTGATGGCGTCATAACT GGTATCCAAGTTGGAATGGGCCCTTCTGGTGAGTTGAGATATCCTTCATGCTCTTTACAGAATTGGACTTTGCGTTCACGTGAACTTGGCGAATTCCAATGCCATGACAAG TATATGCTTGCATCTTTAAATGCTTGTGCTGGGGAGATAGGAATGCATGAGTGGGCCAATGGCGGACCTATTGGTGCGGGCAGTTTATCGCGAAGTCATGAAGGCTCAGAGTTTTTCAAAAGTGATGGTTCTTGGAACTCACCATATGGAGAGTTCTTCCTTGCATGGTACTCAGGGATGTTGCTGCTTCACGGTGAGAGGATTTGTAGGGAAGCAGAGTCTATATTCCGTGGTCTTGAAGTTAATTTGTCAGGGAAAGTGGCTGGGATTCACTGGCATTATGGTACAGAGTCTCACCCGTCTGAGCTAACGGCTGGCTACTACAATACATCAATTCGAGATGGTTTGCTTCCAATTGCTCGCCTGTTTGGCAGATATGGTTTTTCCATGTGTTGTACATGTTTTGAAATGCGAGATGCAGAAGCGCAGCAGGTGAATCCTGACAGTAGTCCTGAAAGTTTTGTAAAACAACTTTCACTAGCCGCTAGGTTATGTGACATTCCTCTACAAGGTGAAAACTGTGCTAGTAGCTTGGATGACGGATCATTTCAACACGTGTTACGGATGTCTAGGTTCTACTCGAATGGTCCAGCAACTCCAACCTTCTCATTCAATTTTGTCAGGATGGACAAGACCTTGTTTGAATATCGGAATTGGGTTAGCTTTACACGTTTTGTGAGACAAATGTCagatgccaaattttttcgacCCAACCTAGGCTTCGGGGATGGTGATATGCCATTTTTGTCTTTATCAGCATCCTCCACTGGTGGAGTAGTTCTTGCATAG